One genomic window of Eptesicus fuscus isolate TK198812 chromosome 6, DD_ASM_mEF_20220401, whole genome shotgun sequence includes the following:
- the NHP2 gene encoding H/ACA ribonucleoprotein complex subunit 2 isoform X2, protein MFCGFPQSCDPEVIPAARAAWILYWGILAAAAAAAAAAAAAAAAAAAAAAAAAAAAAAASAMTKIKGDPEGREAQAEACSGERTYQELLVNLNPIAQPLASRRLTRKLYKCIKKAVKQKQIWRGVKEVQKFVNKGEKGTWVQLQAPSAPPA, encoded by the exons ATGTTCTGTGGGTTTCCCCAGAGCTGTGATCCGGAAGTGATTCCTGCAGCGCGGGCCGCGTGGATCTTGTACTGGGGAATCcttgccgctgccgctgccgctgccgctgccgctgccgctgccgctgccgctgccgctgccgctgccgctgccgctgccgctgccgctgccgctgcctccGCGATGACCAAAATAAAGGGAGATCCCGAGGGGCGGGAGGCTCAGGCGGAGGCTTGCTCCGGGGAGCGCACTTACCAGGAGCTGTTGGTGAATCTGAACCCCATCGCACAGCCCCTGGCTTCTCGCCGCCTCACTCGGAAACTCTACAAATGCATCAAGAAAG CCGTGAAACAGAAGCAGATTTGGCGCGGAGTGAAGGAGGTTCAGAAGTTTGTCAACAAAGGCGAGAAAGG GACCTGGGTGCAGCTGCAGGCTCCAAGCGCCCCACCTGCGTGA
- the NHP2 gene encoding H/ACA ribonucleoprotein complex subunit 2 isoform X1, whose amino-acid sequence MTKIKGDPEGREAQAEACSGERTYQELLVNLNPIAQPLASRRLTRKLYKCIKKAVKQKQIWRGVKEVQKFVNKGEKGIMVLAGDTLPIEVYCHLPVMCEDRNLPYVYIPSKTDLGAAAGSKRPTCVIMVKPHEEYQETYDECLEEVQALPPPV is encoded by the exons ATGACCAAAATAAAGGGAGATCCCGAGGGGCGGGAGGCTCAGGCGGAGGCTTGCTCCGGGGAGCGCACTTACCAGGAGCTGTTGGTGAATCTGAACCCCATCGCACAGCCCCTGGCTTCTCGCCGCCTCACTCGGAAACTCTACAAATGCATCAAGAAAG CCGTGAAACAGAAGCAGATTTGGCGCGGAGTGAAGGAGGTTCAGAAGTTTGTCAACAAAGGCGAGAAAGG GATCATGGTTTTGGCAGGAGACACGTTGCCCATTGAGGTATACTGCCATCTCCCAGTTATGTGTGAGGACCGGAATTTGCCCTATGTCTATATCCCTTCTAAGACG GACCTGGGTGCAGCTGCAGGCTCCAAGCGCCCCACCTGCGTGATAATGGTCAAGCCCCACGAGGAGTACCAGGAGACCTATGATGAATGCCTGGAGGAGGTgcaagccctgcccccacccgtgTGA
- the RMND5B gene encoding E3 ubiquitin-protein transferase RMND5B isoform X1 produces the protein MEQCESVEREVDKVLQKFLTYGQHCEQSLEELLHYVGQLRAELASAALQGTPLSATLSLVMSQCCRKIKDTVQKLASDHKDIHSSVSRVGKAIDRNFDSEVCGVVSDAVWDSREKQQQILQMAIVEHLYQQGMLSVAEELCQESTLNVDLDFKQPFLELNRILEALHKHDLGPALEWAISHRQRLLELNSSLEFKLHRLYFIHLLAGGPDKQLEALSYARHFQPFARLHQREIQVMMGSLVYLRLGLEKSPYCHLLDASHWAEICETFTRDACSLLGLSVESPLSVSFASGCVALPVLMNIKAVIEQRQCTGVWSHKDELPIEIELGMKCWYHSVFACPILRQQTSDSNPPIKLICGHVISRDALNKLINGGKLKCPYCPMEQNPADGKRIIF, from the exons ATGGAGCAGTGTGAGAGCGTGGAGAGAGAGGTGGACAAGGTCCTACAGAAGTTCCTGACCTACGGGCAGCACTGCGAGCAGAGCCTGGAGGAGCTGCTGCATTACGTAGGACAGCTTCGGGCTGAGCTGGCCAGTGCAG CTCTCCAGGGGACCCCTCTCTCAGCCACCCTCTCCTTGGTGATGTCCCAGTGTTGCAGGAAGATCAAAGACACCGTGCAGAAACTGGCTTCGGACCACAAGGACATTCACAGCAGTGTCTCCCGAGTGGGCAAAGCCATTGACAGG AACTTTGACTCTGAGGTATGCGGTGTAGTCTCCGATGCAGTATGGGACTCCCgggagaagcagcagcagatccTGCAGATGGCCATCGTGGAGCACCTGTACCAGCAGGGCATGCTCAGCGTGGCTGAGGAGCTGTGCCAG GAATCTACACTGAACGTGGACTTGGACTTCAAGCAGCCTTTCCTGGAGTTGAATCGAATACTGGAAGCTCTGCACAAACATGACCTGGGACCAGCGTTGGA ATGGGCCATCTCCCACAGGCAGCGTCTGCTTGAGCTTAACAGCTCGCTGGAATTCAAGCTGCACCGACTGTACTTTATTCATCTCCTGGCTGGTGGCCCTGACAAGCAGCTGGAGGCCCTCAGCTATGCCAGGCACTTCCAGCCCTTTGCTCGGCTGCATCAGCGGG AGATCCAGGTGATGATGGGCAGCCTGGTATACCTGCGGCTGGGCTTGGAGAAGTCGCCCTACTGCCACCTCCTGGACGCCAGCCACTGGGCTGAGATCTGTGAGACCTTTACCCGAGATGCTTGTTCCCTGCTGGGGCTTTCTGTGGAGTCGCCCCTCAGTGTCAG CTTTGCCTCTGGCTGTGTGGCACTGCCCGTGCTGATGAACATCAAAGCTGTGATTGAGCAGAGGCAGTGCACAGGGGTCTGGAGTCACAAGGATGAGTTACCG ATTGAGATTGAACTAGGCATGAAGTGCTGGTACCACTCAGTGTTCGCCTGCCCCATCCTTCGCCAGCAAACGTCAGATTCCAACCCTCCCATCAAGCTCATTTGTGGCCACGTTATCTCCCGAGATGCACTCAACAAGCTCATTAACGGAGGAAA GTTGAAGTGTCCCTACTGTCCCATGGAGCAGAACCCAGCAGATGGGAAACGCATCATATTCTGA
- the RMND5B gene encoding E3 ubiquitin-protein transferase RMND5B isoform X2 yields the protein MEQCESVEREVDKVLQKFLTYGQHCEQSLEELLHYVGQLRAELASAALQGTPLSATLSLVMSQCCRKIKDTVQKLASDHKDIHSSVSRVGKAIDRNFDSEVCGVVSDAVWDSREKQQQILQMAIVEHLYQQGMLSVAEELCQESTLNVDLDFKQPFLELNRILEALHKHDLGPALEWAISHRQRLLELNSSLEFKLHRLYFIHLLAGGPDKQLEALSYARHFQPFARLHQREIQVMMGSLVYLRLGLEKSPYCHLLDASHWAEICETFTRDACSLLGLSVESPLSVSFASGCVALPVLMNIKAVIEQRQCTGVWSHKDELPQTSDSNPPIKLICGHVISRDALNKLINGGKLKCPYCPMEQNPADGKRIIF from the exons ATGGAGCAGTGTGAGAGCGTGGAGAGAGAGGTGGACAAGGTCCTACAGAAGTTCCTGACCTACGGGCAGCACTGCGAGCAGAGCCTGGAGGAGCTGCTGCATTACGTAGGACAGCTTCGGGCTGAGCTGGCCAGTGCAG CTCTCCAGGGGACCCCTCTCTCAGCCACCCTCTCCTTGGTGATGTCCCAGTGTTGCAGGAAGATCAAAGACACCGTGCAGAAACTGGCTTCGGACCACAAGGACATTCACAGCAGTGTCTCCCGAGTGGGCAAAGCCATTGACAGG AACTTTGACTCTGAGGTATGCGGTGTAGTCTCCGATGCAGTATGGGACTCCCgggagaagcagcagcagatccTGCAGATGGCCATCGTGGAGCACCTGTACCAGCAGGGCATGCTCAGCGTGGCTGAGGAGCTGTGCCAG GAATCTACACTGAACGTGGACTTGGACTTCAAGCAGCCTTTCCTGGAGTTGAATCGAATACTGGAAGCTCTGCACAAACATGACCTGGGACCAGCGTTGGA ATGGGCCATCTCCCACAGGCAGCGTCTGCTTGAGCTTAACAGCTCGCTGGAATTCAAGCTGCACCGACTGTACTTTATTCATCTCCTGGCTGGTGGCCCTGACAAGCAGCTGGAGGCCCTCAGCTATGCCAGGCACTTCCAGCCCTTTGCTCGGCTGCATCAGCGGG AGATCCAGGTGATGATGGGCAGCCTGGTATACCTGCGGCTGGGCTTGGAGAAGTCGCCCTACTGCCACCTCCTGGACGCCAGCCACTGGGCTGAGATCTGTGAGACCTTTACCCGAGATGCTTGTTCCCTGCTGGGGCTTTCTGTGGAGTCGCCCCTCAGTGTCAG CTTTGCCTCTGGCTGTGTGGCACTGCCCGTGCTGATGAACATCAAAGCTGTGATTGAGCAGAGGCAGTGCACAGGGGTCTGGAGTCACAAGGATGAGTTACCG CAAACGTCAGATTCCAACCCTCCCATCAAGCTCATTTGTGGCCACGTTATCTCCCGAGATGCACTCAACAAGCTCATTAACGGAGGAAA GTTGAAGTGTCCCTACTGTCCCATGGAGCAGAACCCAGCAGATGGGAAACGCATCATATTCTGA
- the RMND5B gene encoding E3 ubiquitin-protein transferase RMND5B isoform X3 yields the protein MTAAPEAGVRAAAAALQGTPLSATLSLVMSQCCRKIKDTVQKLASDHKDIHSSVSRVGKAIDRNFDSEVCGVVSDAVWDSREKQQQILQMAIVEHLYQQGMLSVAEELCQESTLNVDLDFKQPFLELNRILEALHKHDLGPALEWAISHRQRLLELNSSLEFKLHRLYFIHLLAGGPDKQLEALSYARHFQPFARLHQREIQVMMGSLVYLRLGLEKSPYCHLLDASHWAEICETFTRDACSLLGLSVESPLSVSFASGCVALPVLMNIKAVIEQRQCTGVWSHKDELPIEIELGMKCWYHSVFACPILRQQTSDSNPPIKLICGHVISRDALNKLINGGKLKCPYCPMEQNPADGKRIIF from the exons ATGACAGCAGCGCCGGAAGCCGGGGTCCGGGCtgcagcagcag CTCTCCAGGGGACCCCTCTCTCAGCCACCCTCTCCTTGGTGATGTCCCAGTGTTGCAGGAAGATCAAAGACACCGTGCAGAAACTGGCTTCGGACCACAAGGACATTCACAGCAGTGTCTCCCGAGTGGGCAAAGCCATTGACAGG AACTTTGACTCTGAGGTATGCGGTGTAGTCTCCGATGCAGTATGGGACTCCCgggagaagcagcagcagatccTGCAGATGGCCATCGTGGAGCACCTGTACCAGCAGGGCATGCTCAGCGTGGCTGAGGAGCTGTGCCAG GAATCTACACTGAACGTGGACTTGGACTTCAAGCAGCCTTTCCTGGAGTTGAATCGAATACTGGAAGCTCTGCACAAACATGACCTGGGACCAGCGTTGGA ATGGGCCATCTCCCACAGGCAGCGTCTGCTTGAGCTTAACAGCTCGCTGGAATTCAAGCTGCACCGACTGTACTTTATTCATCTCCTGGCTGGTGGCCCTGACAAGCAGCTGGAGGCCCTCAGCTATGCCAGGCACTTCCAGCCCTTTGCTCGGCTGCATCAGCGGG AGATCCAGGTGATGATGGGCAGCCTGGTATACCTGCGGCTGGGCTTGGAGAAGTCGCCCTACTGCCACCTCCTGGACGCCAGCCACTGGGCTGAGATCTGTGAGACCTTTACCCGAGATGCTTGTTCCCTGCTGGGGCTTTCTGTGGAGTCGCCCCTCAGTGTCAG CTTTGCCTCTGGCTGTGTGGCACTGCCCGTGCTGATGAACATCAAAGCTGTGATTGAGCAGAGGCAGTGCACAGGGGTCTGGAGTCACAAGGATGAGTTACCG ATTGAGATTGAACTAGGCATGAAGTGCTGGTACCACTCAGTGTTCGCCTGCCCCATCCTTCGCCAGCAAACGTCAGATTCCAACCCTCCCATCAAGCTCATTTGTGGCCACGTTATCTCCCGAGATGCACTCAACAAGCTCATTAACGGAGGAAA GTTGAAGTGTCCCTACTGTCCCATGGAGCAGAACCCAGCAGATGGGAAACGCATCATATTCTGA
- the RMND5B gene encoding E3 ubiquitin-protein transferase RMND5B isoform X4 — protein MSQCCRKIKDTVQKLASDHKDIHSSVSRVGKAIDRNFDSEVCGVVSDAVWDSREKQQQILQMAIVEHLYQQGMLSVAEELCQESTLNVDLDFKQPFLELNRILEALHKHDLGPALEWAISHRQRLLELNSSLEFKLHRLYFIHLLAGGPDKQLEALSYARHFQPFARLHQREIQVMMGSLVYLRLGLEKSPYCHLLDASHWAEICETFTRDACSLLGLSVESPLSVSFASGCVALPVLMNIKAVIEQRQCTGVWSHKDELPIEIELGMKCWYHSVFACPILRQQTSDSNPPIKLICGHVISRDALNKLINGGKLKCPYCPMEQNPADGKRIIF, from the exons ATGTCCCAGTGTTGCAGGAAGATCAAAGACACCGTGCAGAAACTGGCTTCGGACCACAAGGACATTCACAGCAGTGTCTCCCGAGTGGGCAAAGCCATTGACAGG AACTTTGACTCTGAGGTATGCGGTGTAGTCTCCGATGCAGTATGGGACTCCCgggagaagcagcagcagatccTGCAGATGGCCATCGTGGAGCACCTGTACCAGCAGGGCATGCTCAGCGTGGCTGAGGAGCTGTGCCAG GAATCTACACTGAACGTGGACTTGGACTTCAAGCAGCCTTTCCTGGAGTTGAATCGAATACTGGAAGCTCTGCACAAACATGACCTGGGACCAGCGTTGGA ATGGGCCATCTCCCACAGGCAGCGTCTGCTTGAGCTTAACAGCTCGCTGGAATTCAAGCTGCACCGACTGTACTTTATTCATCTCCTGGCTGGTGGCCCTGACAAGCAGCTGGAGGCCCTCAGCTATGCCAGGCACTTCCAGCCCTTTGCTCGGCTGCATCAGCGGG AGATCCAGGTGATGATGGGCAGCCTGGTATACCTGCGGCTGGGCTTGGAGAAGTCGCCCTACTGCCACCTCCTGGACGCCAGCCACTGGGCTGAGATCTGTGAGACCTTTACCCGAGATGCTTGTTCCCTGCTGGGGCTTTCTGTGGAGTCGCCCCTCAGTGTCAG CTTTGCCTCTGGCTGTGTGGCACTGCCCGTGCTGATGAACATCAAAGCTGTGATTGAGCAGAGGCAGTGCACAGGGGTCTGGAGTCACAAGGATGAGTTACCG ATTGAGATTGAACTAGGCATGAAGTGCTGGTACCACTCAGTGTTCGCCTGCCCCATCCTTCGCCAGCAAACGTCAGATTCCAACCCTCCCATCAAGCTCATTTGTGGCCACGTTATCTCCCGAGATGCACTCAACAAGCTCATTAACGGAGGAAA GTTGAAGTGTCCCTACTGTCCCATGGAGCAGAACCCAGCAGATGGGAAACGCATCATATTCTGA